aatttatgcaatgtaaaatgcctcaggcttgtgctaataacattagcatgttgtatttgtagggAAAACGTGTCGAGTAAAAGACAGTTGttggtgaatcttgtgagttacAATGCAGCTGAAATTTATAACGTTACCtactggcttcatatgagtagaggaaaactccACTAGCAGCTAGGTTAATTTATGcagtgtaaaatgtcataggcctATGCTAAgattgttagcatgttgtatatggAGGGAAAACGTGTctagcaaaagacaagtgttttatCTGTAAACCTTGCAGgttataatggagccaaattatgtagtTGTGTTTAATATTGTCACTATTGAGCcaaatttaatgtgttttaagtgtttttttaataaatccaacttTGCAGCCTTAATCAGCATTAAAATTCAGAAATTAAGAAAGGAACTCCAGGACAAAACCAGGACAAAAATAGTCCAGCATGCAGCTCCCCATTAACCCACAACTtgccattttaacatttcagtttttgtgCAGATTTAACAAAATACGCTATAACGTGTGAATTAATTAGTTTCACAGTTGGTGGTAGGTTCACCTTCTGAAAGATCATGGCTGTTTCCAGCTGTTTCCctcttccagtctttgtgctaagctaagctaactgcctgCTGGCTATAGTTTCATGTTTAACTTACAGATATGAGATTGATGTCAATATTCACATCTAACTCTAAGCAAGAAAGCAAGATggtgtatttccaaaaatgctAAACTATTTCTTTAAGTAGGTCTTGTGAATGGATAATatgcagcccagttgccagaggaaaatgttggcactgcacatttctgcaaaccaaaaacacgtaacatttgtatgtttcctACGTACCATACAAATGTTTCTAAACCGACGGAGTATATGAGTTgattttgtcatctggaggGGAAGGGCACCGTAGATGGCCTGACACCTGGGAGAGACACctgccaggctgcagaccactgttcaagaccaataaAGACCAAAATGCACACTTAGCTCTTCATTGCTAAGTTCTGAGCAGCcaaatgtgattattttttagtgagctgtcactgtttttacGCCGGacatagtgccacaaaaagaggctgttttttactgagacattgctacGTTTCCCGCCGGAATAGTGCCATCAAAAGCGGGTagttcaagccaaaacatgagcTTTTCTTAACCATTTATGCCAAACACAACCACAAGTTCCACCTATCTGCTAGCGTATATAATtgcatacaaatgtaacgtatccataGTTTGCCGAAATGTATGCCTACATTTTTTCAGGCGAAAGGGTTGTAACATGTcagtaaacaacaaaacaagcactcCTGTTGCAGCCACACTCTATgtgacaataaatgaataagtaaTTTTTCCCCTCGTCAAAGAAATTGGAAGAATAACTTTCTTAACAGTAGTGTAATACTTAAATATGGTAATGAGTTCATACAAAAAAATGCTCTGCAGTGGTAGACAGAACAGACAGCAGGCACTGTGGCTACAATAAGGCGTCTCACTCAGCCTTCATTTGGTCCCTGACATCAGAAGGCAGGGTTTCAAACAGTGTCTCTTCCACCATAAGGCCACTGCGCTTCAAAGCACGACAGCAACCGAGCTCTTGGGGCAGGAACTCAAAGTGGTTGCATTTGAGGTCCAAGTATGTCAGAAGAGCTAGGTAGGAAATTTTTGGTGAGAGTATGGACAACGAGTTTTTGCCGAGCTTTAGTGTTTTGAGCTTTTTGCAAAAGAAAAGCTCATCTGGTAGATTTTCGATTTTGTTGCAGGTGACAGAGAAATACTGGAGACTCTGAAGGACTCCGATTTCTGGAGGGATGAATCGGATGTCATTGTTGGACAGGTCCAGGTAGCGCAGCTTGTTACACAAGAACAGGTGCGAAGGCAAAATCTCGATCTTGTTGTGGCTGAAGTAGAGGCGCTCTAGGCTGCCGAGCTTCTTGATATGCTCCGGGATGTACATGATGCCATTATACCAAAGTTTGAGGCAAGTGAGTTTTCGAAGATGCTGGAAGCTGATGATCTCCTCTATTGAGCGAAGGTTGTTCTCTTTCAGGTCAAGCTCTTGCAGATTCGTTAGGCTGAAGATTGCATGCGGGATGCGTTCCAGATCACAACGCACGAGTTCCAACTCGACCAGGTTGGTCATCTTTTTCAGGTTGTTGAGCATTACTAGCTTAGTGCCATCATTGTGTAAGTACAGGCGCTGCAGGTGGCTGGAAACATCCACGATAGACTGGGGTATCTTGGTCAAATTACTCTTAAGGGAGAGAGTTTTCAGGCACTTCAACTCCCGCAGCGACTCAAGAACTATATTTTTGGAGGCATCAGGGCTCAGAGACCCGGTGAGATAGAGCTCCTCTAAGCTGCGCAGGCCATACATCCAGTTTGGAAGTTCCCTGTTATCATCGAATTTCACACGAAGCACTTTCAGGTTCTCTTTGAGGAAGGAGGTAGCTGTTGTGTGCAACTTTAGAGAGCATTGGTAAAGAGACAGCTCCTGAAGGTCTTCCAGCTGAGAGATTGAAGCAGGGATGGTGACATTGTTGATGATCTCCAGCTTGAGCGACTGCAGCTCCGTCAACTCAAAGACAGTGTCGGGTAACCCAGGGAGCATGAACAGCTGAAGTTCAAGTCTGTTGTTGCCGTTAGTCTGCAGTCTCTGGCGCAATTTCTCCGGGGTCCACTCATGATTGAGGTTCAGCTGTTTCAGTTTGTTCTCACTGACCTCAGAGAGAAAAACTGCAAATCGTTTGGAGTACAGCGGGTCATACTGATCGATCATGTGTAGCATGAAAGCAAAGTCATTTTTGACGTCCGGGATGTCGTTGATGCCTGTTTCCTGTCGCACATACTCAAAGGAGTATTCTTTCAGTGAGCGGTAAAACAGCCAGTAAGAGGTGTAAAGGCTTGTTAACCCATAGACAGCTACTAAACACAGGTAACAGTAAGACAGCTTAGAAAACAGGTGAGCCATTGTGTGATTACATTCAAAATCTTTGTAGCCTGTCATGTCTTGGATCTCAACTTCGCAACGCACTCTGTTCCGCACTTTATTGACGAGAGAGCTATTATAGGCAATGATCAGGAGGAATTTAAACACCTTGAACACTGTCTGACGAACGTACATAAGATACAGGATGTCTCCTTCCTCAACGTGCAAACGGAACTTCTTCACCTTTTCAAAAAGAGCTTTAGCTTGTTCACCCTCTTTTTTATCAAGAACACTTGCTGATGGCTTTTCAACTACAATCTTTTCCGGGATCGACCGGAGGGACTGTGTCTTCTCCAGGCTTCCTTCTCCAGGAGACACAATGATGTTGGACCTTGAGGTGGCGCTCTTTTTATGGTCCTTTTCCTCGGGATTTTCTCCGGACACCTCCGACAAAGCTCGTGTGGTCCACGGAGAGTCGAAGCACTTGCCAAGCATGGAGATAAAATGCTCTATTTTAGAGCTCGAGCCGGGGAATTTGAACCAGAAGTTGCTGCACACCATGAAAACAAGAGTGTGTATAAGAACCAAATAAGGAAAGTACTTGGCATACCAGTGCAGAGCCTTCTCATAACACATCTGATTGATGAAACTGTACTGTTGAAGATCCAGATCTGTTTTCAGGCCTGTCATTTCTTTTGGTATGGCTGATATGTTGGGCTGCAGATGTAACAGTGATTTCACTTCCACTTCACTTGTGTTCTCCGAAGGCACCGGCACTCTCTGAGGAAGGCATATGATTTTATCTTGCATTACCTGAAAcgaaatgtagaaaaaaaacaaagattagagaaactaaaaaacattatttcgTAATTGTCCTCACCAACGCAGCCTCATGCATTACTTTAAGGCAGGACTGCTTTTAGTCTGAAGGCCCACTTATTCCCCTTCACCACCAACATTAGTGCACATATGAGAGTTTCTTTAAACGTAAATCCCTCCCATTGCAAGTAGACAAGTAtgcctccattttgtttttttcctggtgtgtCATGAATGTGCCAGAAAACATGCAGATTGGAGCCAAAGCCGATTAATATGTGTAACAGCTGGGAATGCCAATTGTAACCTTTTACACTAAAAACCAGATGTTAGTAGGAGTTATtgggttttttgtccagtgggaaaggggctgtGAAGAGACCTGAATTACCCAGATGAATATTACCTGGAGAAAGCCAATTTATTGGGCATCTGAATGCAAAATTATCAGTGATCATCATCTGCACGCTACATCACCATCAACCGCCATATGCGCTCAAGTATGGAGACACACTGAGGGGCACAAACTGTGCTGCTGAATCTATTGTGCATGAGACCCAGGAGCGTCAAAAAATGGCAGAATTAGAGTCTGGTTcaagcatagactgtatatgaaGATGGACAACACGTCTCCACTTATCCCCACTGTAGAAGAGTGAGGCTAAAATATCTTGCTTACTGCTACTGCCATCTTGTTCGGTTCTGGTGACATCATATATATCGATATCCGTGGTATCAAGTTTCCCGCCCATACACCCGTCCAACCAATCATTTGCAGTGCCACAGAATGTGAACCCAACtggctcacacagttgtcaatcaTGTTATAAAATCCCCATTTTATAGCATTAAGTAACTAATTGAAGCCAAacctgtcagaaaaacaaacacttgttcATACAGCAGCCTGATAAAAACTTACTTGCAGTTCTAGGTGTCCGGTCAACAATTTTACAGACCCCTCTTTTTCAGTGGTGGACAAATGCTGCAATAccgcaagtggccactgggaaagcAAGACTTGGCTGTATTCCTGGGGATGTGGTTTGGCAGAGGCTCTTTCCCATCTGCAGTAATGTGTTGACACACTGCCAACAAAGAGCTTTATAGAAGTACTCATGGTGTATAAAGTGAACTTGCTGCACGTTTACAAAGATTTACAGTGACCAGGTTAATACGGTGCATTTTATGATGACCTGTGTGACCTGATGTCTTTCAGTAACCTGGGTTACTgagtgcatgtaaacaaactggaCAAAACACTGGACAAAAGCTGGTGTCAGTGAACATCCGTAAACTGCCTGCCTTTGGTGAATGACGTTAAACTGGTGCTTCACTCTGCAATGCTAATAACAGGAAATGGGCACTTAAATTCAATGGTGGCCGGGCTGAAGGGGAAACACTCCTTGTTTGGAGTCAGATAATCTGAGACTATTACAGTATGTCAATGCTCACTAGCTACATTTGTGAGGAGTGAATAAAACAGGACATTATTACTGTAGTAAGGGCAATGCAGCTGTGATGCAGCACATCAGACTGAAGTGCAAAGTCAGGTCTGCTCGGGTCTCTGAGGAGCTGCTCTGCAGAACATTACAGTCTcattctccctctgtgtgtgtttctccccctACATATAAATGCACATATTACTGTGTGAAGCAATGAAGGCACTACACAAAATGGCATGTTGATAATATCCTGACTTATGAAGTAAACTTGACTAGGTAAACAATTATCCACTCATTTACTAACTGTTAGATCATGTCCAAACACTGTTACAGTGAGATCTGGGAACAATAGCTGCTTCGACTCTGACAAATATCCTGTTAACAgtttttctgaaaatgttttggTATAATTTCTGGGATTTACACTACTGAGTGCTGCAGGAGCCAAAATAACGACCCTTTTTCCACATAGAGAGAGATTTTAAGCACCAGGCCACAAGAGTTTGGAATCTTATGTTTACTAAAAGGGGGCTGGGTGGGTAAATGTTTCCACTGGTAAACTCCTGTCGGGCTGAATGCTTCCTTTGCTGCTCAGTCCAGGTTGTAAAAGCAGGGAAATAGTGCTTTTGAGCTGGTGCCAGTGCAGGAGACAGAGCAGTAATGTTCTATCAGAGAGCCTGTGCTTGTGCTAGTAAATTAAATTACTCTAGATTTAATAAAAGAAACAGTAGGACAACTCCTTTTATCTCATAAACATGCTGCAGTTCAAACTCATGTTACATTAGCGTGCATTAGCCACAACTCTCCCTCACTGTCATTTGAAAAGTGGAAGCACAGGCAGCACAAGCCATTACATAACCTTATGCAACACATGAAGGTGGAGCCCGTACGTCACTGACCTGAAGAGTGCATCCAAAGACGCCGATCATGAGCATGATTACAGACAAGTAGTCGGTGAACACATCCCACCACGGCTTCAGGACTCTGAACGCTGGCTGCTGTTCAGAGAACTGCCGGAATTCCATCACAGGAATCATGATACCTTTaacaaaagagaagaaaatatCCACATAGCTTTTAGTCAGTACAATGGGACAAATGGTTTGGCAACAGAGGggcaaaacaatgacatcatttaATTCACAGTATAAAGGATATTCCGGTTTATAACGGCTCACAGCAGAGTTCAGCCTTTATTAATGACCCCCTCACGATTAACTGTAATAACAAGTTTTTATCTTGTGCAGGGCAGGGTGATGTGAAACAAcccaacacactctcactcctaaagcgggatttatatTTCTGCGTCAAATCGGTGCTGTACCTACGGTGTAGTCTCTGCATCAACATACCTTACGCTACAGCATGTGCAccttcccagaaatgtaactacacgtcacggcaacacagacctcctgtctatttctgtaagctgaaaccatttccctcagtggaaacaaagcttttatttactttaatttcacagataagaaacaataaattgtgaagacaataaagcttccacaaaatagcattttaactcTTCTCtatgatttatcctggcttcatatgagcagaggaaatctctgctagccgctaggcgaatttatacaatgtaaaatagctttgtgctaataacgttcgcatgttatatttgtttggaaaacgtgtttagtataagacagttgttttattggtgaaccttgtgagttgtaacagagctgaattttttaacattacctttatgaaatgttgctgttgtccctggcttcatatgagtaggggaaaagtctgctagccactaggctaatttatacaatgtaaaatgccataggcttgtgctagaaacattagcatgttatatttgtggggaaaatgtgtccagataaagacaagtgctttgtctgtgaatgctgcgagttatagtgaagctgatttgtgtactgtgtttatttgtttatttagcaCGTATTTAAAAATAAGTTAACATTACAATTACCATAAAAAAATTGACAATCAGTAATACAATTACCATTAAAACAATTTACAGTCGGTGATTTAAGAACATctttttaggaaaaaaataaataaataaaagaacaatGAGAACATGCAAGGAGGTCCAAAAAACCCTCAAGGGGCTTGACAAGAGGACTTCACTAgataaacattaaattaaacattGTCATGTGCATAAAGGCATGATAtcacactcacacccacaccctcacacacacacacacacacagatacagagatCAGGTCGTTGTTATTGATATAGCAAGAAATGTTTCACTGATTTCTTAAATGATTCATAAGAAAGTTTAACAAAGTGGGGAGGAAGAGAATTCCCTAACATGGAACCTCTGTGAGAGATCTTAAATTGGGATGAAATAG
This sequence is a window from Epinephelus lanceolatus isolate andai-2023 chromosome 6, ASM4190304v1, whole genome shotgun sequence. Protein-coding genes within it:
- the lrrc8c gene encoding volume-regulated anion channel subunit LRRC8C, whose protein sequence is MIPVMEFRQFSEQQPAFRVLKPWWDVFTDYLSVIMLMIGVFGCTLQVMQDKIICLPQRVPVPSENTSEVEVKSLLHLQPNISAIPKEMTGLKTDLDLQQYSFINQMCYEKALHWYAKYFPYLVLIHTLVFMVCSNFWFKFPGSSSKIEHFISMLGKCFDSPWTTRALSEVSGENPEEKDHKKSATSRSNIIVSPGEGSLEKTQSLRSIPEKIVVEKPSASVLDKKEGEQAKALFEKVKKFRLHVEEGDILYLMYVRQTVFKVFKFLLIIAYNSSLVNKVRNRVRCEVEIQDMTGYKDFECNHTMAHLFSKLSYCYLCLVAVYGLTSLYTSYWLFYRSLKEYSFEYVRQETGINDIPDVKNDFAFMLHMIDQYDPLYSKRFAVFLSEVSENKLKQLNLNHEWTPEKLRQRLQTNGNNRLELQLFMLPGLPDTVFELTELQSLKLEIINNVTIPASISQLEDLQELSLYQCSLKLHTTATSFLKENLKVLRVKFDDNRELPNWMYGLRSLEELYLTGSLSPDASKNIVLESLRELKCLKTLSLKSNLTKIPQSIVDVSSHLQRLYLHNDGTKLVMLNNLKKMTNLVELELVRCDLERIPHAIFSLTNLQELDLKENNLRSIEEIISFQHLRKLTCLKLWYNGIMYIPEHIKKLGSLERLYFSHNKIEILPSHLFLCNKLRYLDLSNNDIRFIPPEIGVLQSLQYFSVTCNKIENLPDELFFCKKLKTLKLGKNSLSILSPKISYLALLTYLDLKCNHFEFLPQELGCCRALKRSGLMVEETLFETLPSDVRDQMKAE